From one Candidatus Thermoplasmatota archaeon genomic stretch:
- a CDS encoding 4Fe-4S binding protein: protein MKAKVIDELCFGGCGFCAKVCPKGAIRIVAAKAFLDDEKCEGCTVCAEECPRGAIVLSE from the coding sequence ATGAGCTCTGTTTTGGCGGATGCGGCTTCTGCGCCAAGGTGTGTCCAAAAGGCGCGATAAGAATCGTCGCGGCCAAGGCCTTTCTTGATGACGAGAAATGCGAGGGGTGCACTGTGTGCGCGGAGGAGTGCCCGCGAGGCGCCATTGTGCTCTCCGAATAG